The sequence CGCAGGCGAAGGAGGAGAGGAGCGGGATGAAGGCACGCCCCGACAGGCCGACGCCCGCCATCAGCCGGTCCATCAGGAAGGCCGCGCGCACCATGTAGCCCGAGGCCTCGAGCACGAGGATGAAGGCGAACAGGATCAGGATCTGCGGCAGGAAGGCGACCACCGAGCCGACGCCGTTGATGACGCCCTCGACCAGCAGCGAGCGCAGGAAGCCGTCGGGCAGATGCGCCACCGCCTGATTGCCGAGCCAGGCCTGCAGACCGGCCAGCGCGTCGATCGGCGCCTGGCTCCACGAAAAGACCGCCTGGAACATCACGAACATCAGCACGGCGAGCAGGATCGGCCCGGCGACCGGGTGGAGCGCGACCCGGTCGAACCGCTGGGTCCACAAATTGGTCGCGCGCGTCTGCGTGGTGACGGCGTCGGCGATGCGGCGGGCACGGCGCTGGAGCGCGGTCAGGTCGTCGGCGGGCGGCGCGGCTAGAGCGAGCCGCCCGCCGCCGCCGACAGCGCGGCCGAGCGCCGCGCGCAATTCGTCGAGCCCGGTCTTGCGGACCGCCACGGTCGGCACGACCGGCACGCCGAGCTCGGCCGACAGGCGGGCCAGATCGATGTCGAGCCCGTCGCGGCGCGCCATGTCGATCATGTTGAGCGCGATGACCGTCGGCAGGCCGAGCGCGACGAGCTGCAGCGCGAAGCGGAGATGATTGTCGAGGTTGGTCGCGTCGAGCACCACCACCAGCGCCGATGGCCGCCGCTCGCCCGCCTGGGCGCCGAACAACACGTCGCGCGTCACCGCCTCGTCGGGGCTCGCGGGATCGAGGCTGTAGGTGCCGGGCAGGTCGACCAGTTCGATCGGCCGGCCGTCATCGAGCGCCAGCCGCCCCGATTTACGCTCGACCGTCACGCCGGGATAATTGCCGACCTTCTGCCGCGCGCCGGTCAAAGCGTTGAACAGCGCGCTCTTGCCGGCATTGGGGTTGCCGACCAGCGCGACCATCGGTGCGGGGGTCATGCGGGTTCGACGGTCACCGACGCGGCCAGACGTCGCCGCAGCGCGATCGTCATGCGGCCGACGCGGCACGCGATCGGCCCCTGGAACGCGCCGTGGTGCAGCGCCTCGATCGCCACGCCGTGGTCGAAGCCGAGCTCGCGCAGGCGCTTGCCCTCGCGCTCGCCCACGCTCGCCCAGTCGATCGCAGCGATGCGGGAAGGATGGCGGGGAGGAAGCTGGTCGAGGCGCACCGGCGCGGATCCTGTCATGGGGTGCGACTGATTATCAATATCTGGCGTGAATGGCTAGTGTACGACCGCCAGCCTTGTCTTTTCGCTAACGCCGCGTTGCCGCCACCGCCGCGTCGCTCGCCAGCCGATCGGCACGTTCGTTTTCGGGATGGCCGGCATGGCCCTTGACCCATTCCCACGCGATCCGGTGCGGGGCGGCGGCGGCGATCAGTTCCTGCCACAGGTCGGCATTCTTGACCGGCTGGCGCGCGGCGGTCTTCCAGCCGTTGCGCTGCCAGCCCTTCAGCCACTTGGTCAGTCCGTCCATCACGTAGCGACTGTCGGTCGACAGGGTCACGTGGCAGGGGCGGGTCAGCGCCTCCAGCCCGCGGATCGCGGCCATCAATTCCATGCGATTGTTGGTGGTGAGAATCTCGCCGCCCGACAATTCCTTCTCGGCCGTCCCCATGCGCAGCACGACGCCCCAGCCACCGGGGCCGGGATTGCCCTTGCACGCGCCATCGGTCGCCATCGCCACCTGCGGCAGCTCGCTCATGCCAGCGTCCCGCAGCGCGCGGCCAGCGCGGGGTCGTAGATTTTCAGCCGCCGCCAGAAGGCCAGCGGATCCTTGCGCGTCACCAGTGCGTCGGCCGGCGTGTTGAGCCAGTCCCACGCCCGCGACAAGGTGAAGCGGATGCAGGCGCCCACCGCCATGTCGCGGAAGGCGGATCGTTCGTCATCGTTCAATGGAAAATATCTCGAATAGCCCGCGATCAGGCCATCCCCGATCGCCGAATCATGCTGCATGCCGGTCGCGTCGAACGACCAGGCGGCGTGCATCACCGCTAGATCATAGAGGCGGATGTCGGTGCAGGCGAAATAGAAATCGATCAGCCCGGTCACGTCGTCGCCGATCATCAATACGTTGTCGGAGAACAGGTCGGCATGGATGGCGCACCGGTCGAGTCCCTCGCGATCCCATGTCGCCGCCAGTTCGCCGATCGCCAGCCCGAGATCGGCATGGAGGCCGGGGCTTATCGTATCGAGGCTGGTGCCGCATCGCTCGTACAGGCCCGCCCAGGTGGGTTGTCCCATCGAGTTCGCGCGGGATTCGCCGAAATCGGCCACGGCGCGATGCAATTGCCCCAGCGCGTCGCCGGCGGCGGTCGCCTGCGCGCGCGTCGGCTGTGACAGCGACACGCCCGGCAGGAAGCGGATCAGGCAGGCCGCCCGTCCGCACAATTGCTGGATCGCCTGGCCCGCGCGATCCTTGATCGCCGGCGGCACCGCCAGCCCCTTAGCCGCCAGATGATCGAGCAAGGCCATGAAGAAGGGCAGGTCGCCCGCATCGACGCGCTTCTCGTAGAGCGTCAGGATGAAGCGGCCTTCGGTCGTGTCGACCAGATAATTGCTGTTCTCCACACCCTCGGCGATGCCCTTGGCCGAGACGAGCGTGCCGACGTCGTAGCGGCCGAGCAGGTCCGCCAATTCCTCGGCGGAGACGTGGGTATAGACGGCCATGACGCTCCCGCTGCGCTTAGGCGGCTTCCAGGCCGCGCGGCAGCTTGAAGGTCATCGTCTCCAGCCGTCCCGCGACCTCGCGCTCGCACACGTCGTAGAGCGTCTTGAGATGATCGACGAGCGCGCGCACCAGCGCCTCGGGCGCGGAGGCGCCGGCAGTGATGCCGAGCGTGCGCACCCCGGCGAGCCAGTTCAGATCGAGCGCCTCGACGCAGGGGATCAGCTTCGCGCGCGCGCCGGCGCGTTCGGCGACCTCGGCCAGCCGGACCGAGTTGGACGAATTGGCCGCGCCGATCACCAGCATGGCGTCGCACAGGGGCGCGATCTCCTTCACCGCCGCCTGCCGGTTCGACGTGGCGTAGCAGATGTCCTCGCCGCGCGGCCCCTCGATCGTGGGGAAACGGCGGCGCAATGCCGCGACGATGTCGCTCGTGTCGTCGACCGACAACGTCGTCTGGGTCAGGAAGGCGAGGCGATCGGGATCGGGGGGGGCGATCGCCTCGGCGTCCGCCAGCGTCTCCACCAGCGTCATCTTGCCCTCGGGCACCTGGCCGAGCGTGCCTATCACCTCGGGATGGCCGCGATGGCCGATGAACAGGATATGCCGGTCGGCGGCCACCTGCCGTTCGGCCTCGCGATGGACCTTGGACACCAGCGGGCAGGTCGCATCGACGAAGTCGAGCCCGCGCGTCGCGGCCTTGTGCGGCACCGCCTTGGGTACGCCGTGCGCGGAGAAGACCACCGGGCGCCCGTCGGGCACCTCGTCCAGCTCCTCGACGAACACCGCGCCCTTGGCCTTCAGCGCATCGACGACATGCTTGTTGTGGACGATCTCGTGGCGGACGTAGACGGGCGGCCCGAGCTTCTTGATCGTCAGTTCGACGATGCGGATGGCGCGATCGACCCCGGCGCAGAAGCCTCGTGGCGCGGCGATCAGCAGGTCAAGCGGCGGCTTGGACCCTTGGGGGGGAGAGACGCGGTCCACCGCATCCCACTACGCCATTGCTTGCCCCGGCGGAAGGCGGTTCCTATGAGGCGTCTTTATCCCGGACGTAAGGATCCCCGCCCTCGTGACCCGTATCGTGCTTGCCTCGGTCGCCATGCTGTCGCTGTTGGGCGGCTGCGCGCACGACACCGATCTGGACGCGACCGGCGGGCTCAAGGTGGTGCGCTCGACCTGTCCGGCGGTCGCGGTGCCGGCCTATACCGGCGACGTCACGCTCTTCTCGCCCGAGCAGAGCCGCGACGCGCGCGCGCTCGACGTGATCGCGACGATCACCAACCTGCGCAGCCAGTGCGACCAGACCGGCACGGTGGTGCACGAAACGGTGACGTTCGACGTCGTCGCGCGCCGCTCCAGCCCGCATGGCGATCGCGAGCTGGTGCTGCCTTATTTCGCATCGGTCGTGCGCGCCGGCACGCGGATGATGTCGAAGCAGGAAAGCCGCGTCGCGATCCACTTCGCCGATGGCCAGCTCCGCGCGACCGCCACTGCCCAGGCCGGCGCCGACATCGAGAAGTCGCTGGCGACCTTGCCGCAGGTCGCCGCCGAGCGCCTGAACCGCAAGCGCAAGGCGACCGATGCGGACGCCTCGATCGATCCGCTGTCCGATCCGCGCATCAAGTCGGCGGTGAACCAGGCCAATTTCGAGCTGCTGATCGGCTTCCAGCTCAACGAATCGCAGCTCGCCTACAACGCGACGCGCTGATTCAGCCGGGATTGCCGTTCGCCCTAAGGGGGGACTGAGCCCAGGCGAAGGCCCGTCTCGAAGGGCCCTTCGAGACGCCGCTTCGACTTCGCTCAGCGGCTCCTCAGGGCGAACGGAAATGTCAGTTGCCGCCCAAGGCCTCCGCCAACCGCTCGCGGTCGAGCGCGCCTTCCCAGCGCGCCACCACGATCGTCGCCACCGCATTGCCGATGAAGTTGGTCAGGCTGCGGCACTCGCTCATGAAGCGGTCGACGCCGAGGATCAGCGCCATCCCCGCGACCGGCAGCGACGGGACGATCGACAAAGTCGCCGCCAGCGTGATGAAACCCGCACCGGTGACGCCCGCCGCGCCCTTCGACGACAGCATCGCCACGCCCAGCAGCAGCGCCTGCTCGCCCCACGACAGGTGGATGCCGCACGCCTGTGCGATGAACAACGCGGCGAGCGTCATGTAGATGTTGGTGCCGTCGAGGTTGAACGAATAGCCGGTCGGAACGACCAGGCCGACCACCGGCGTCGCGCACCCCGCGCGCTCCATCTTCTCGATCAGGCTCGGCAGCGCTGCCTCGGACGAGGAGGTGCCGAGCACGAGCAGCAGTTCGGGCACGAGATAGCGGATCAGCCGCAGGATTGAGAAGCCGGTGGCGCGCGCGACGAGCCCCAGCACCACCAGCACGAACAGCAACGACGTCAGGTAGAAGCAGGCGACCAACCCGGCGAGGTTGACCAGCACCCCCACGCCATATTGGCCGATGGTGAAGGCCATCGCGCCGAACGCGCCGATCGGCGCCGCCTTCATCAGGATGCCGACGATGCGGAACACCACCTTCTCGGCCGCGCCGACCAGATCCATCAGCGGCCGCGCCGGCTCGCCGACGAAGCCGATGGCGATCCCGGTCAGGATCGCGACGAACAGCACCTGCAGGATCTCCCCGCCGGCAAGCGCGCTCAGCATCGTGTCGGGGATGATCGCGAGCAGGAAGCCGGTGATCGTCTGGTCGTGCGCCTTGGCGGCGTAGGTCGCGACCTTCGACGCGTCGAGCGTCGCCGGATCGATATGCATGCCCGCGCCCGGCTGGACGACGTTCGCCACGATCAGGCCGATGATGAGCGCGGCGGTGGACAGCGTGAGGAAGTAGGCGAACGCCTTGCCGGCGATCCGCGCCACCGCGCCCAGTTCGCGCAGATGGGCGATGCCCGAGACGATCGTCAGGAAGATCACCGGCGCGATGATCATCCGCACCAGCTTCACGAAGCCGTCGCCCAGCGGCTTGAGGCTGGCGCCAAACGCGGGCCAGACGTGGCCGACGATCACGCCGGCGACGATCGCCACGATCACCTGCGCGTAGAGGTGGGTCCAGAGCGGGCGGCGTGGGGCGGTCGTGTCGTGCTGCATCGGTCCTCCGCTCGGGTCGCCGGGCGGCAGGCCTCGCCGGCACGACCTCGTCGGGACCATGGTGCACGTCGGCCCGCAGGATCGGGCGACCCCGATTGGCTATGCGACTCGGCGGCGGATCGCAAGCCGCTCAGGCGGCGAGGCGGTTGCCGTAGCCGATCACGATCGTCGCCAGCACCAGCAGGCCCACGCCGGCCCACACCATCCACCGCACGCGCGGCGCGGCATCCTTCCACTCGCGGAAGGCGAAGCCCCACAATGTGCCGAAGATAATGATCGACGCCATGTGCAGCGTCCATGACGAGAAGCCGAAGCGCCCCATCTGGCTCTCGCCCATCGTGTAGAAGAAGAACTGGAAATACCACAATGTCCCCGCCAGCGCGCACAGCAGCAGGTTGGCCAGCAGGGGCGCGCCGCGCGCCTCGCCGCGGCCGACCCACTGGCCGGCGCTGCGATTGCGCAGGATCAGCCACAGGCACCACACGGCGTTGGTGAGCAGGCCGCCGAACATGACGAGGCACAAGGTCGGCAGGCCGGTCCACAGCGGGCCGGTGCCGGCGGCGGCGGACAGCGCCTTGATCGGCTCGCCCGCGCTGATGCCGAACGCGAAGCAGGCCGACATGATGCCGGAGAAGACCGCGACCGCGATCCCCTTG is a genomic window of Sphingomonas nostoxanthinifaciens containing:
- the feoB gene encoding ferrous iron transporter B; its protein translation is MTPAPMVALVGNPNAGKSALFNALTGARQKVGNYPGVTVERKSGRLALDDGRPIELVDLPGTYSLDPASPDEAVTRDVLFGAQAGERRPSALVVVLDATNLDNHLRFALQLVALGLPTVIALNMIDMARRDGLDIDLARLSAELGVPVVPTVAVRKTGLDELRAALGRAVGGGGRLALAAPPADDLTALQRRARRIADAVTTQTRATNLWTQRFDRVALHPVAGPILLAVLMFVMFQAVFSWSQAPIDALAGLQAWLGNQAVAHLPDGFLRSLLVEGVINGVGSVVAFLPQILILFAFILVLEASGYMVRAAFLMDRLMAGVGLSGRAFIPLLSSFACAIPGIMATRSIDDPRDRLTTILIAPMMTCSARLPVYAVIIGAFIPARQVVPGVGLQGLVLFGLYLAGIAGAMLVALVFRRTIARGGGGGFMMELPKYQMPVWRDVAIGLWQRAFVFLRRAGTTIMAVTLTLWLLTSYPQVPAGSPMKQSEYSIAGRIASGLEPIVRPIGFNHALSLAIIPAMAAREVAVSALQTVYSIDAGDDEKQGQERLTERLRGAWSLPTALAFLAWFVFAPQCLSTIAVIRRETNGWAWPAFTLAYLFGLAWIAAGITFWTATALGL
- a CDS encoding FeoA family protein, yielding MRLDQLPPRHPSRIAAIDWASVGEREGKRLRELGFDHGVAIEALHHGAFQGPIACRVGRMTIALRRRLAASVTVEPA
- the rnhA gene encoding ribonuclease HI, with amino-acid sequence MSELPQVAMATDGACKGNPGPGGWGVVLRMGTAEKELSGGEILTTNNRMELMAAIRGLEALTRPCHVTLSTDSRYVMDGLTKWLKGWQRNGWKTAARQPVKNADLWQELIAAAAPHRIAWEWVKGHAGHPENERADRLASDAAVAATRR
- the thrB gene encoding homoserine kinase, translated to MAVYTHVSAEELADLLGRYDVGTLVSAKGIAEGVENSNYLVDTTEGRFILTLYEKRVDAGDLPFFMALLDHLAAKGLAVPPAIKDRAGQAIQQLCGRAACLIRFLPGVSLSQPTRAQATAAGDALGQLHRAVADFGESRANSMGQPTWAGLYERCGTSLDTISPGLHADLGLAIGELAATWDREGLDRCAIHADLFSDNVLMIGDDVTGLIDFYFACTDIRLYDLAVMHAAWSFDATGMQHDSAIGDGLIAGYSRYFPLNDDERSAFRDMAVGACIRFTLSRAWDWLNTPADALVTRKDPLAFWRRLKIYDPALAARCGTLA
- the ispH gene encoding 4-hydroxy-3-methylbut-2-enyl diphosphate reductase; protein product: MDRVSPPQGSKPPLDLLIAAPRGFCAGVDRAIRIVELTIKKLGPPVYVRHEIVHNKHVVDALKAKGAVFVEELDEVPDGRPVVFSAHGVPKAVPHKAATRGLDFVDATCPLVSKVHREAERQVAADRHILFIGHRGHPEVIGTLGQVPEGKMTLVETLADAEAIAPPDPDRLAFLTQTTLSVDDTSDIVAALRRRFPTIEGPRGEDICYATSNRQAAVKEIAPLCDAMLVIGAANSSNSVRLAEVAERAGARAKLIPCVEALDLNWLAGVRTLGITAGASAPEALVRALVDHLKTLYDVCEREVAGRLETMTFKLPRGLEAA
- a CDS encoding dicarboxylate/amino acid:cation symporter, which translates into the protein MQHDTTAPRRPLWTHLYAQVIVAIVAGVIVGHVWPAFGASLKPLGDGFVKLVRMIIAPVIFLTIVSGIAHLRELGAVARIAGKAFAYFLTLSTAALIIGLIVANVVQPGAGMHIDPATLDASKVATYAAKAHDQTITGFLLAIIPDTMLSALAGGEILQVLFVAILTGIAIGFVGEPARPLMDLVGAAEKVVFRIVGILMKAAPIGAFGAMAFTIGQYGVGVLVNLAGLVACFYLTSLLFVLVVLGLVARATGFSILRLIRYLVPELLLVLGTSSSEAALPSLIEKMERAGCATPVVGLVVPTGYSFNLDGTNIYMTLAALFIAQACGIHLSWGEQALLLGVAMLSSKGAAGVTGAGFITLAATLSIVPSLPVAGMALILGVDRFMSECRSLTNFIGNAVATIVVARWEGALDRERLAEALGGN